From Verrucomicrobia bacterium S94, the proteins below share one genomic window:
- a CDS encoding RHS repeat protein, producing MMKKKQVVTFLISTAMSFCSFGNTLIFTPADAVSPTFEGEDSVAFSVSNFVSALSLAEFDIESPDAGRVDGSSLSSVRSASSEAFSNASSVIEELAYALEYNPTNIYEFVRNQIHSEFYVGNKRSPERVIQDGAGNDCDQASLLIALLEASGYGASYNFGAVILPVFDNEGCNLSTMLNVDSVDDAFAILSAEQLPVYYYDGDTLVNIAYTWVTLTNGSEVIELDTFFKPYEYTDGVGIDALSSYVRSNLYAEVGGVVSNHSFSGFNEDGLYAYLTGLTTNLCAEFRSQLPNGSPADFFGDKHIVQESGLNPPRFTVYSSTAYQNKDDLPTGSQQLGIYAEGEMHYISLPDLGTRTVYIEINDSGYGRVLLGDEVWVEGSIGGMDGGRYVVPISIVFPIFTYSNSSYTLTGYDSLKTYTGVLGAQYAFPIQFNDLGNKAASAACAEELAECLSGAGSGDPILLGLQQLGTDYFHLQGLFRRLSEGLYGKISHQVYAAGVFIQSDYPNALCDVQHGADNLYTHETKIERTSAQGLISSALEHGIWEQNQPGWLAVSSVRGIAEHCRKGGTVFRVTADNFASVEAQLSGYTSDELDSFEALLTADTECLILPDTPVSVGQWTGIIYLGVSTNGGITAALDKTNGGAVDRSSRIGPTLINAQNLADFKEAANIRTPKGADPVDMASGNYLLEKTDLTMDGPMPLVMKRNYSSGSADAKTALGYGWNHSFNMYVQEHTSPDSLMDRSLEDIAGAAVAYQAMLDILQSEDTARSWTVASLIAEWAVDRLAGTAVTVYTGQKAATFVKQPDGSFTPPEGMTVSLTETNGVYVMQERHGNTYAFNTNGLIDTIEDPYGNTLTFEYSGGTNLNSVQSSFGPEMTFSYTDGLLTSVSDNAEPVRTVYYQYDSDENLTNVVDAAGFDWSMGYDSAHQITWVRDPENITLVRNAYNSVGQVTNQISASGHRWLNRFIGNCSIEEDPLGNQTKYYFDSTGRTWSEEKADGSRTYTFFDGQGHITGTVNERGVTNRFVYDTDHNLLMQVHAEGTAEQTITAYAYDSEHHLRLVTNAVGTAEQLVTEYAYTDEHAVDYTVSAKGSEEEAVTDYSYTAQGLLRQLSEGNGKRITVYSDFDSYGNAQMVTSTDAGTVSRVFNAKGDLKTLTVGGKTTAYGYDDLRQLIAVTNALGTADQTVISKAYYGNGLLRTSTDARGKTSIFYWTPAYKPAGTLFPDGGSSTNLYDEADRLVMSCDPEGSCVTNTLDSAGRPVSVSSMYSVVTNQFDTLGNLTNSVVDPSGLQIESRFVYDSLGRMTHRFRPIGYEEYQMDGLGRVTNRVDAASKEWKTEFDALGRVKNSFRPSGVNEEYGYDDLGNRTVFRNAEGKPVYFGVDAQGRVTAITNAIGKVTAFTYDAVGNLDSRIDAAGVLTEYGYDALNRLTAITNQGVEVAAFDHDANGNIIEHASPHASCTFGYDEMNRLVFSTQLCASVCSVVENQYDLNGNRTNIVYPGGLSVGYHYGADNRLESVTTEYAENTESFVFNYDSANRLTGMDYPNGVHSTFGYDAESRITSIQHGDFVDREIHRNTLGFKTTECINAGIKSAVQETARRIKTHNDADQLIFERVQQGTNWTDVAYSYSDNGCLTNITTEGSETQRFGYDYDNRIVNADGTSCSVEYLYDATGARIGRICTAGVSPTAVTTNYFIIDYTDGLKRPLAETDSAGSVTRYYIWAGMRLLAHIEANGDAYCYHQDELGSTLALTDESGAVTDQFAYMPYGAATRTGSTDAPFQWLGGYGVYYDIDTELHLTLHRAYSCSLKRFIGPDPLGIDGGVNIYMWANMNPLFFVDPYGLAAFYLHADNADFGDMGHGWFTLENDAGERNSYGLYPKGGIGKLSAWFSDGVPASIHKTSGDQGNGFQDSPTSIADATLRIPITQEQYDKVQKLADGLIAIEDQVVWSKHFNCVDYVQLYAAYAGINFGDDLKNIFGLSTPNQLEKWINEQREKQNVEINK from the coding sequence ATGATGAAAAAAAAGCAGGTTGTTACCTTTTTAATTTCGACAGCTATGTCATTCTGTTCATTCGGAAATACATTGATATTCACTCCGGCAGATGCTGTTTCTCCAACATTCGAGGGGGAGGATTCTGTAGCGTTTTCAGTGTCGAATTTTGTTTCTGCCCTTTCTCTTGCTGAGTTTGATATCGAGTCCCCGGATGCAGGGAGGGTCGATGGCTCTTCTTTATCATCTGTCCGGTCGGCTTCCTCTGAGGCGTTTTCAAATGCTTCTTCAGTCATTGAAGAACTGGCTTATGCGCTCGAATATAATCCCACTAATATTTATGAGTTTGTACGAAATCAGATTCATTCAGAATTTTATGTAGGAAACAAACGCTCACCGGAGCGGGTAATTCAGGACGGTGCGGGAAATGACTGCGATCAGGCCTCGCTGCTGATTGCGCTGCTGGAAGCTTCGGGGTATGGCGCATCCTATAATTTCGGGGCCGTTATTCTGCCTGTATTTGATAATGAAGGGTGCAACCTAAGCACTATGCTGAATGTCGACAGTGTTGATGATGCATTTGCCATATTGAGTGCGGAACAGCTGCCCGTGTATTATTATGATGGGGATACACTGGTTAATATTGCTTATACCTGGGTGACGCTGACCAATGGCAGTGAGGTGATCGAGCTGGATACCTTTTTCAAACCGTATGAATATACAGACGGGGTCGGAATAGACGCACTTTCTTCTTATGTGCGCAGTAATCTTTATGCCGAAGTGGGGGGTGTTGTTTCTAATCACAGTTTTTCAGGTTTTAACGAGGATGGTCTGTATGCCTATCTGACAGGGTTGACTACGAATTTATGTGCTGAATTCAGGTCTCAGCTTCCGAACGGTTCGCCGGCGGATTTTTTCGGAGATAAGCACATTGTGCAGGAGTCGGGTTTGAACCCTCCCCGTTTTACCGTTTATTCGTCCACAGCATATCAGAATAAGGATGATCTGCCGACAGGCAGTCAGCAGTTGGGAATTTATGCGGAAGGTGAGATGCATTATATTTCATTGCCGGATCTGGGCACGCGGACGGTTTATATTGAAATTAATGATTCCGGTTATGGACGGGTTCTTCTGGGGGATGAAGTCTGGGTGGAAGGGAGTATCGGCGGGATGGACGGAGGTCGCTATGTGGTGCCGATCAGCATCGTGTTTCCGATTTTTACTTACAGCAATTCTTCGTATACGCTGACCGGTTATGACAGTTTAAAAACCTACACGGGCGTTTTGGGGGCGCAGTACGCTTTCCCGATTCAGTTTAATGATCTTGGGAATAAAGCCGCTTCTGCGGCCTGTGCTGAAGAGCTGGCGGAATGTCTTTCCGGGGCGGGTTCCGGAGATCCCATTCTGCTTGGACTGCAGCAGCTGGGTACAGACTATTTCCATCTTCAGGGCCTTTTCCGTCGGTTGAGCGAAGGGCTGTATGGAAAAATCTCTCATCAGGTTTACGCAGCCGGAGTATTTATCCAGTCGGACTATCCTAATGCACTCTGTGATGTTCAGCATGGAGCTGACAATCTGTATACTCATGAGACCAAAATTGAACGTACATCGGCTCAGGGGCTGATCAGCAGTGCGCTCGAACACGGTATCTGGGAACAGAATCAGCCGGGCTGGCTGGCTGTATCGAGTGTGCGGGGCATTGCCGAGCACTGCCGGAAAGGCGGAACCGTATTCCGTGTCACTGCAGATAATTTTGCCTCTGTCGAAGCGCAGCTGAGCGGCTATACCTCCGATGAACTGGATTCTTTTGAAGCATTGCTGACCGCTGATACCGAATGTCTGATTCTCCCGGATACTCCGGTCAGTGTCGGCCAATGGACCGGAATTATTTATCTGGGGGTATCTACAAACGGCGGCATTACCGCCGCGCTTGATAAAACCAACGGAGGGGCTGTAGACCGGTCCTCCCGGATCGGGCCGACCCTTATCAATGCCCAGAATCTGGCCGACTTTAAAGAGGCTGCGAATATCCGGACCCCGAAAGGCGCTGATCCGGTCGACATGGCATCAGGAAACTATCTGCTGGAAAAAACCGATCTGACCATGGACGGCCCGATGCCTCTGGTTATGAAGCGGAATTACAGTTCGGGTTCTGCTGATGCAAAAACAGCACTGGGATACGGGTGGAATCATTCTTTTAACATGTATGTTCAGGAGCATACTTCGCCCGACAGTCTGATGGACCGCTCTCTCGAAGATATTGCCGGCGCCGCCGTGGCGTATCAGGCGATGCTGGATATTCTTCAAAGTGAAGACACGGCCCGTTCATGGACTGTGGCCAGCCTGATTGCCGAATGGGCAGTGGACCGGCTGGCGGGAACGGCTGTGACGGTTTACACCGGTCAGAAGGCGGCTACGTTTGTAAAACAGCCGGATGGTTCGTTCACACCTCCCGAAGGAATGACCGTGTCGCTGACGGAAACCAATGGGGTTTATGTGATGCAGGAGCGTCATGGAAACACATACGCATTCAACACCAACGGCCTGATTGACACCATTGAAGATCCTTACGGGAATACGCTTACTTTCGAATATTCCGGAGGCACAAATCTTAACTCCGTGCAGAGCAGTTTCGGTCCTGAAATGACCTTCAGCTATACGGACGGGCTGCTGACCTCGGTCAGCGATAACGCGGAACCGGTCCGCACCGTTTATTATCAGTATGATTCAGATGAAAACTTAACCAATGTAGTTGATGCCGCCGGTTTTGACTGGAGCATGGGATACGACAGTGCGCATCAGATCACCTGGGTAAGGGATCCCGAAAATATTACTCTCGTCCGGAATGCGTATAATTCCGTCGGTCAGGTCACGAATCAGATTTCCGCAAGTGGACACCGCTGGCTGAACCGTTTTATCGGAAACTGCAGTATCGAGGAAGATCCGCTAGGGAATCAGACCAAATATTATTTCGACAGCACCGGCCGCACCTGGAGCGAAGAAAAGGCTGATGGTTCCCGAACCTACACCTTCTTTGACGGGCAGGGACATATTACCGGCACGGTCAATGAGCGGGGTGTAACCAATCGTTTTGTTTACGACACCGATCACAACCTGCTGATGCAGGTTCATGCGGAGGGAACCGCTGAACAGACGATCACAGCATATGCCTATGATTCGGAGCACCATCTGCGGCTGGTGACGAATGCCGTCGGTACAGCTGAACAGCTTGTCACTGAATATGCCTACACGGATGAGCATGCCGTTGATTATACGGTTTCAGCCAAAGGTTCCGAGGAAGAGGCTGTTACAGATTACTCCTACACCGCACAGGGACTGCTTCGTCAGCTCTCGGAAGGAAACGGAAAAAGGATTACGGTCTATTCTGATTTCGATTCCTACGGTAATGCACAAATGGTTACTTCAACCGATGCCGGAACAGTCAGCCGGGTCTTTAACGCAAAAGGCGATCTGAAAACCCTGACCGTCGGCGGAAAAACCACCGCATACGGTTATGATGATCTCAGGCAGCTCATTGCGGTAACGAATGCGCTGGGTACCGCTGACCAGACGGTCATCTCTAAAGCCTACTACGGCAATGGGCTGCTCAGAACCTCAACCGATGCCCGGGGGAAGACGAGCATATTTTACTGGACGCCTGCTTATAAACCGGCAGGAACCCTGTTCCCCGACGGAGGAAGCTCCACAAACCTGTACGACGAGGCGGACCGCCTTGTGATGAGCTGTGACCCCGAAGGCAGCTGCGTCACCAACACCCTTGATTCCGCCGGACGGCCGGTTTCCGTGTCTTCGATGTATTCCGTGGTCACGAATCAGTTTGATACCCTCGGAAACCTCACTAACTCCGTAGTCGATCCTTCCGGTCTTCAAATCGAAAGCCGCTTTGTCTATGATTCACTCGGCCGGATGACGCACCGTTTCCGCCCCATCGGTTATGAAGAATATCAGATGGATGGGCTGGGTCGTGTTACCAACCGGGTCGATGCGGCTTCAAAAGAGTGGAAAACTGAATTTGACGCACTCGGCCGGGTGAAGAACTCCTTCCGGCCCTCCGGAGTGAACGAAGAATACGGTTATGATGACCTCGGGAACCGAACCGTTTTCCGCAATGCCGAGGGTAAGCCCGTTTATTTCGGGGTCGATGCCCAGGGGCGCGTCACCGCGATCACCAATGCCATCGGGAAGGTGACCGCATTCACGTATGATGCCGTGGGTAATCTGGATTCACGCATAGATGCCGCCGGGGTGTTAACGGAATACGGATATGATGCGCTGAACCGGTTGACGGCGATCACGAATCAGGGTGTGGAAGTCGCCGCGTTTGATCACGATGCGAATGGAAATATCATAGAGCATGCGTCCCCGCATGCCTCATGCACCTTCGGCTATGATGAAATGAACCGGCTCGTATTCAGTACGCAGCTCTGTGCCTCAGTGTGTTCTGTGGTGGAAAATCAGTACGATCTGAACGGGAACCGCACGAACATCGTCTATCCGGGTGGATTATCGGTCGGGTATCATTACGGAGCAGACAATCGGCTGGAGAGCGTGACCACGGAATACGCTGAAAACACGGAAAGCTTTGTGTTCAATTATGATTCCGCCAATCGGTTGACCGGCATGGATTACCCGAACGGTGTGCATTCCACCTTTGGTTACGATGCAGAAAGCCGCATCACCTCGATTCAGCATGGAGATTTTGTGGATCGGGAAATCCATCGCAACACGCTCGGCTTCAAAACCACCGAATGTATCAATGCAGGAATTAAATCCGCCGTCCAGGAAACCGCGCGCAGAATCAAAACGCACAACGACGCCGACCAGCTCATCTTCGAACGAGTTCAGCAGGGCACCAACTGGACCGACGTTGCTTATTCCTATTCCGACAACGGGTGCTTAACGAATATCACCACAGAGGGCTCAGAAACACAGCGCTTCGGATATGACTATGATAATCGGATCGTGAATGCAGACGGAACATCCTGCTCCGTTGAGTATTTATACGACGCTACCGGCGCACGCATCGGTCGGATCTGTACCGCAGGCGTCTCGCCTACCGCCGTCACCACGAACTACTTCATCATCGACTACACCGACGGCCTGAAACGCCCGCTCGCTGAAACCGATTCAGCCGGCTCCGTCACGCGGTACTACATCTGGGCCGGCATGCGGCTGCTGGCTCATATCGAAGCCAACGGCGATGCCTATTGCTATCACCAGGACGAACTCGGCAGCACGCTCGCGCTGACGGACGAGTCCGGCGCGGTAACGGACCAGTTTGCGTACATGCCTTACGGAGCTGCCACGCGCACCGGATCAACGGATGCTCCGTTCCAGTGGCTGGGTGGCTACGGCGTGTACTATGACATTGACACCGAATTGCATTTAACCCTTCATAGAGCGTATTCCTGTTCTTTGAAACGTTTCATCGGTCCCGACCCGCTCGGTATTGACGGCGGCGTCAACATCTACATGTGGGCCAATATGAATCCGCTATTCTTCGTTGATCCGTATGGCTTAGCAGCTTTTTACCTTCACGCAGATAATGCAGATTTCGGAGATATGGGGCATGGATGGTTTACGTTGGAAAATGATGCCGGTGAGCGAAATAGTTATGGACTTTATCCTAAGGGGGGTATTGGTAAGCTGAGTGCTTGGTTTTCAGATGGAGTTCCTGCTTCAATACACAAAACTTCGGGGGATCAGGGAAATGGTTTTCAAGACTCGCCAACCTCAATTGCCGATGCAACACTGAGGATTCCTATTACCCAAGAGCAGTATGATAAAGTCCAGAAATTGGCTGATGGACTCATCGCGATAGAAGATCAAGTTGTTTGGAGTAAACACTTCAACTGTGTTGATTATGTACAGCTTTACGCAGCCTATGCCGGAATTAATTTTGGTGACGACCTCAAGAACATCTTTGGCCTTTCAACGCCTAATCAGTTGGAAAAATGGATTAATGAGCAGAGGGAAAAGCAGAATGTCGAAATTAATAAATAA
- a CDS encoding endoribonuclease L-PSP: protein MDKSNVKSDHSLQIVEFPHGGVTAHIVTAQATEETINDVIDQVTAEMAARNARIAFQYVFGGRKFYPKAVSAIEKLDWPLTLLHGDACSGENITGTQFIALSDAKLNPVMDGDRIVGNWYETADARYCLLGDLRADNLELGREEQARAVFEKMEHLLKQADMEFTDIARTWLYLNNLLEWYDEFNVVRTNFFKEKGTFDKMVPASTGIGAGTAAGEEMVAALLAVKPKHDNVKVFPVPSPLQCPALDYKSSFARAVEIDQPGSRLLTISGTASIEPGGKTAHLGNTEKQIELSMAVVHEILKSRDMDWKNTARAIAYFKDVSEAHLLEKYCIANNLPELPVAISHADVCRHDLLFEIELDAVKIK, encoded by the coding sequence ATGGATAAATCAAACGTAAAATCGGATCACAGCCTGCAGATTGTGGAATTCCCGCACGGTGGCGTTACTGCACACATTGTCACCGCCCAGGCTACGGAAGAAACGATAAACGACGTAATCGACCAGGTCACCGCAGAAATGGCGGCACGCAATGCCCGCATTGCTTTTCAGTATGTTTTCGGTGGCCGCAAATTTTACCCCAAAGCGGTTTCCGCCATCGAGAAGCTGGACTGGCCGCTGACCCTGCTGCACGGAGACGCCTGCTCCGGCGAAAACATTACCGGCACGCAGTTTATCGCCCTTTCCGACGCCAAACTGAACCCGGTCATGGATGGAGACCGCATTGTCGGCAACTGGTACGAAACGGCTGACGCCCGTTACTGTCTGCTCGGCGACCTGCGGGCGGATAACCTCGAACTCGGGCGCGAAGAACAGGCCCGGGCGGTTTTTGAAAAAATGGAACACCTGTTGAAGCAGGCCGACATGGAATTTACCGATATTGCCCGCACGTGGCTCTATCTCAACAACCTGCTGGAGTGGTACGACGAATTTAATGTGGTCCGCACGAACTTCTTCAAGGAAAAAGGCACGTTCGATAAAATGGTTCCGGCCTCCACCGGCATTGGCGCCGGCACCGCCGCCGGCGAAGAAATGGTGGCCGCGCTGCTCGCCGTGAAACCGAAACACGACAATGTGAAAGTATTCCCCGTTCCCTCCCCGCTGCAGTGCCCCGCATTGGATTACAAGAGCTCATTTGCACGGGCCGTGGAAATCGATCAGCCCGGCTCCCGGCTGCTGACCATTTCCGGAACCGCCAGCATTGAGCCCGGCGGAAAAACCGCCCATCTCGGCAATACTGAAAAACAGATTGAACTGAGTATGGCCGTGGTGCACGAAATTCTGAAATCACGCGATATGGACTGGAAAAACACCGCCCGCGCCATTGCCTATTTCAAAGATGTCAGCGAGGCGCATCTGCTGGAAAAATACTGTATCGCAAATAACCTGCCGGAACTGCCGGTGGCTATTTCCCACGCAGACGTCTGCCGCCACGATCTTCTGTTCGAAATCGAACTCGATGCCGTGAAAATCAAATAA
- a CDS encoding P-II family nitrogen regulator, with protein MKLIIAYVQPEQLNEVKQSLYEKEVYKMSVTNAMGCGQQKGYHETYRGADIEVNLLKKVRIEIAVNDDFVDMTVDAIIAGARTGNIGDGKIFVLDLPECIRIRTGEKGPRPLVKP; from the coding sequence ATGAAACTGATTATCGCATACGTACAGCCCGAACAGCTCAATGAAGTGAAGCAGAGCCTGTACGAAAAAGAAGTCTACAAAATGTCTGTAACCAATGCCATGGGCTGCGGTCAGCAGAAGGGTTATCACGAAACCTACCGCGGTGCGGATATCGAGGTGAACCTGCTGAAGAAAGTCCGTATTGAAATCGCCGTGAACGATGATTTTGTCGACATGACGGTCGACGCCATCATTGCCGGTGCCCGCACCGGGAACATCGGTGACGGCAAAATCTTCGTACTGGACCTTCCGGAATGCATCCGGATCCGTACCGGTGAAAAAGGCCCGAGGCCATTGGTTAAACCTTAA
- the amt gene encoding ammonium transporter, with product MKIKWLKIPALIAAALVLGLASPALAQDAAEAEPAFDAAATAGEWAYAIDNMFLMFCAVLVLFMQAGFALVESGFNSAKNTVNILFKNLMDLSIGMILYFIIGYGLMYPGDGNGFLAFGQFGIGGNGVDAEAGALTLQVDWLFQVAFAATAATIVSGAVAGRLKFSAYLIYSAVLTAIIYPISGYWKWGGGWLDQMGFYDFAGSLVVHACGGFAALAGAIVLGPRIGRFTKEGKAKAMPGHSLPLATLGVFILLIGWFGFNPGSQLAIVGKDNTEAVMLIAVNTLLAAGAGAVLAMVVTWIMHRKPDLTMAANGVLAGLVGITANCDGVTNVEAIIIGAVAGVLVVAGVKLLDKLKIDDPVGAFPVHGLCGVWGGIALAIFGEYSDGYGNWTAQIVGSIAIPVWAFVTMFILFSILKAVGMLRVSKEEELRGLDIGEHGEEAYNGFQIFTTN from the coding sequence ATGAAAATTAAGTGGTTGAAAATTCCGGCATTGATAGCGGCAGCGTTGGTGCTTGGTCTGGCGTCTCCGGCACTGGCGCAAGATGCTGCCGAAGCAGAGCCTGCATTTGATGCGGCGGCAACAGCCGGCGAGTGGGCTTATGCAATTGACAATATGTTCCTGATGTTCTGTGCGGTGCTGGTTCTCTTTATGCAGGCCGGTTTCGCTCTGGTTGAATCCGGTTTCAACAGCGCAAAGAACACCGTGAACATTCTGTTCAAAAACCTGATGGACCTTTCCATCGGTATGATTCTGTATTTCATCATCGGTTACGGTCTGATGTATCCGGGTGATGGCAACGGATTTTTGGCCTTCGGCCAGTTCGGGATCGGCGGTAACGGTGTGGATGCGGAGGCCGGTGCGCTGACGCTGCAGGTGGACTGGCTGTTCCAGGTGGCCTTCGCGGCTACAGCGGCCACCATTGTATCCGGTGCGGTCGCCGGACGTCTCAAGTTCAGCGCCTACCTGATTTATTCTGCTGTACTGACGGCGATCATTTATCCGATTTCCGGGTACTGGAAATGGGGCGGCGGCTGGCTGGACCAGATGGGCTTCTACGATTTCGCCGGTTCGCTGGTGGTACATGCCTGCGGTGGTTTTGCAGCTCTTGCCGGGGCCATTGTGCTCGGTCCGCGTATCGGACGTTTTACCAAGGAAGGAAAAGCCAAGGCCATGCCGGGGCATTCGCTTCCGCTGGCTACACTGGGTGTATTCATTCTTCTCATCGGCTGGTTCGGGTTCAACCCGGGTTCACAGCTCGCCATTGTGGGTAAAGACAACACGGAAGCAGTTATGCTGATTGCGGTGAACACACTGCTGGCAGCCGGTGCCGGTGCGGTACTGGCCATGGTAGTCACCTGGATCATGCATCGTAAACCGGACCTGACCATGGCGGCCAACGGTGTGCTCGCCGGTCTGGTGGGGATTACGGCCAACTGTGATGGGGTTACCAATGTGGAAGCCATCATTATCGGTGCTGTTGCCGGTGTCCTGGTGGTTGCCGGTGTGAAATTGCTCGATAAACTGAAAATCGACGATCCGGTGGGTGCATTCCCGGTTCACGGTCTCTGCGGAGTCTGGGGCGGTATTGCGCTGGCCATCTTCGGTGAATATTCCGACGGCTACGGTAACTGGACGGCTCAGATTGTCGGTTCCATCGCCATTCCGGTCTGGGCGTTTGTCACCATGTTCATTCTGTTCTCGATTCTGAAAGCGGTCGGTATGCTGCGCGTCAGCAAGGAAGAAGAGCTCCGCGGTCTGGATATCGGCGAACACGGCGAAGAAGCATACAACGGCTTCCAGATCTTCACTACGAACTAA